One genomic region from Colletotrichum lupini chromosome 7, complete sequence encodes:
- a CDS encoding CFEM domain-containing protein translates to MRFISLFLSMAAVLHCAAAQGDPASAVASLPRCAQACLVTAVLNSPCAPTNQTCICTNAPLQVEVEACVLQNCTLRNALTTKNITQTTCGATPRNRTPMYNTISITMGCLSGVFVIIRLVHKVFATMGDLGMDDWFILITLGSGIPGTVINTHGFAANGLGKDIWTVSFTQINDFGYWFFIMEPMYFGQVTLLKMSLLFFYMRIFSQSSIKKLIWGTIGFNAVFGLTFIFVAIFQCQPISFYWTKWDGNRNGQCLDINAIAWANAGISIVLDIWMLALPLSQIKGLNLHWKKKIGVAMMFFVGTFVTVVSILRLQSLVAFAKSQNPTWDQFEVATWSTVEINVGIICACMPSIRVILVGFFPKLLGTTRRGTSAAAKYYIQSSGNGRSRNRTLGNDAKVRTVDRDSGLSSSPNGIMYTKEYTVDYHDETSLVHMRELEAGSSKTGRTGRSGSPF, encoded by the exons ATGAGGTTCATCTCTCTGTTCCTGTCCATGGCTGCGGTGCTCCATTGCGCCGCGGCCCAAGGCGATCCTGCTTCAGCTGTAGCATCGCTACCAAGATGCGCA CAAGCATGTCTTGTAACAGCGGTCCTCAACTCGCCATGCGCGCCGACCAACCAGACATGTATCTGCACCAATGCTCCTTTGCAGGTCGAAGTTGAAGCTTGTGTTCTACAGAACTGTACTCTTAGGAATGCTCTTA CAACCAAGAACATCACCCAGACGACATGTGGCGCGACACCGAGAAACCGCACGCCGATGTACAACACCATCTCTATCACCATGGGCTGCCTGTCTGGCGTATTCGTCATTATCCGCCTGGTACACAAAGTTTTTGCGACAATGGGCGACCTCGGCATGGACGACTGGTTCATTCTCATCACACTCGGCTCCGGCATCCCAGGAACTGTCATCAACACCCACGGGTTCGCCGCGAACGGCCTCGGCAAGGACATTTGGACAGTCTCATTCACTCAGATCAACGACTTTGGGTACTGGTTTTTCATCATGGAGCCAATGTATTTCGGCCAGGTGACGCTGCTCAAGATGTCACTTCTCTTCTTCTACATGCGCATCTTTTCGCAGAGCAGTATCAAGAAGCTCATCTGGGGCACCATCGGTTTCAACGCAGTATTCGGCCTCACCTTCATCTTTGTCGCCATTTTTCAATGCCAACCGATCAGCTTTTACTGGACAAAGTGGGACGGAAACCGCAACGGACAATGCTTGGACATCAACGCCATCGCCTGGGCCAATGCTGGCATCAGTATCGTGTTGGACATCTGGATGCTCGCTCTGCCTCTATCTCAGATCAAGGGTCTGAACTTGCAttggaagaagaagattgGCGTGGCCATGATGTTCTTCGTCGGCACCTT TGTCACTGTCGTTAGTATCTTGCGCCTGCAGTCTTTGGTCGCATTCGCGAAGTCCCAGAACCCAACCTGGGATCAATTCGAAGTCGCAACCTGGTCCACCGTCGAGATCAACGTGGGCATCATCTGCGCCTGCATGCCCTCAATACGCGTCATCCTCGTCGGCTTCTTCCCCAAATTGCTGGGCACGACACGACGCGGCACATCCGCAGCAGCCAAGTACTACATTCAATCGAGTGGCAACGGTCGCAGCAGGAACAGGACACTGGGCAACGATGCCAAGGTCAGGACCGTCGATCGCGACTCGGGGCTCTCAAGCAGCCCGAATGGCATCATGTACACCAAGGAGTACACTGTCGACTATCACGACGAGACGAGCTTGGTTCACATGCGCGAGCTGGAAGCGGGCAGCTCAAAGACAGGGAGAACGGGACGAAGTGGTTCCCCGTTCTGA